GTCCACCCTTCAGATGGCGCAACATTGCCAATCATTGCATCCGACATTAAGGCTCGCGAGAATGCTTTCTGGCTGTACGAAAACATGCCCCCGTTCTCAGCAAACTCAGCAAGAATCGAAGGACCATAAAATGACTGAACGCCTGCCTTATAAGATATCAAATGCGTAATTGTAGAATCTGAGTAGCCAATGAACGGTTTGGGATTGTTGCGAATAACATCATAATCAATATAAGGCAACATTCGAATACTGTCATCACCACCGATGCAAGCAATTATGGCTTTAATTTGTGGATCATTGTATGCATCCATGAGATCTTGAGCACGTGCTTGGGGATTATTATAGAGGTACTCCGAGCCATTGAGCGTATGCGTCATTGGTATAACTGTCAACCCCAAGTTCGCTTTAATGTAATCAACACCCGCATCATAGCGCCAGCAAATGTCAGGATCACCCGCTCCGCCCCACGATAAACTCACAGCTGCGACGCAATCACCATTTTTCAGTATCATAATCACACCTCTTTCTTTCTCCATTATAAC
The window above is part of the Erysipelothrix sp. HDW6C genome. Proteins encoded here:
- a CDS encoding S66 peptidase family protein; translation: MILKNGDCVAAVSLSWGGAGDPDICWRYDAGVDYIKANLGLTVIPMTHTLNGSEYLYNNPQARAQDLMDAYNDPQIKAIIACIGGDDSIRMLPYIDYDVIRNNPKPFIGYSDSTITHLISYKAGVQSFYGPSILAEFAENGGMFSYSQKAFSRALMSDAMIGNVAPSEGWTSERVEWLETNKNIIKVLNPHEGYDCVQGQGKTTGHLLGGCVEVLNTAKGTDIFPSLRDFNESILFLETSELMSPPWYLEDFLRSLGIMGVLHQLAGLLFGKPYDNVHYQAYRDTIQKVLAEFNCETLPVIMNVNFGHTEPMICIPYGAFATLDLDDGSIVIDNRMSIFSQ